The Salvia miltiorrhiza cultivar Shanhuang (shh) chromosome 2, IMPLAD_Smil_shh, whole genome shotgun sequence DNA window TCCATGTCTGAACACAATGCAGCTTCAATAAGACAATGCACATAACAACAATACACACATTGAAAGAGAAAGAGTTTATCAAGGTGTGATAAAACTCACATAGCCTAAGAGATTTAGGACTTGTTGTGGATTATAGAATCCTGTGTTCTTCCTCCCACTTATGATCTCCAGCATTACAACTCCGAAGCTGAAAACGTCGGATTTGGTCGAGAATTTCCCGTCCAACGCATACTCCGGTGACATATAGCCACTTGAAGAAAGCAAAACAAGTAACTCAAAGGTTAAATGTCATTAATAAAAACGACAACACATGAACGTCAAAGGTAGTAAAAAACTGTGATCTTTCAGCGCATTTTTTAACTAAACGACCACGGTTTTATCTACGGCCGCAATATTTTATAAACCATTGTCTTTTCAGTGTTGTCTATCAGCATTTTGCTTGTTGTCTTTTCTTGTAGTTTGTCTTGAAAAACACAACGTTTACTCGAATGTGCAATCTTCACACGACTTCTAAAACATTGCAATTACAACATTAACCTCTTTGGTATGTtgtaattgaaaaaattaaaaaagtcgTGTCAATATTGTAAATTCGGATAAACATCGAATCAAATGAATGAATCAAGAAAGTGTTGTGGACTTACTAGGTTCCGACCACTTTGTTTGTGCTTGCCTCTGTTCCCTTGCCTTCAACAATCCTTGCTAAACCAAAATCAGAAATCTTAGGGTTCATATCTTCGTCTAGCAAGATGTTGCTTGTTTTCAGATCGCGATGAATGATTCTCAACCTTGAATCTTGGTGGAGATACAGCAGCCCTCGAGCTATCCCCAAGATGATGTCGAACCTCTTCTTCCAGTCGAGTAGCAACCGGTTGTGTTCGTCTAGAAAAGAATGTAATGGAACATATATATCTTTTCACAGCTAATCAGGATGGAGAGTGATGAAATGCTAAGCATAGTAAAGCTGCACTAACCAAATAAGAAGGCATCTAAGCTTCTATTAGGCATGTATTCATAAAGCAAGATTTTTTCACTCCCCTTGATGCAGTATCCAAGAAGCCTAACAAGATTCCTGTGTTGAAGCTTGGCAATCAAGACGACCTCATTGAGAAATTCCTCGATTCCTTGGCCCGAGCAGCTCGACAGcctcttcactgcaatttcATGCCCCCCCGGAAACCTTCCCTGCAAAAGTTTATCGAGTCTCAAAGTGCATTCATGAAATTACGATGTTACAGGAAAGAGTGATGGACATTATCGTGACCTTATACACCGGCCCGAATCCACCTTGCCCGAGCTTATTTGCATCCGAGAAACTGTCTGTAGCAGATAAGATTGAATCCAGATTGTAAAAAGGAACATCAATGTTCGTGCCATTTTCTTGCATCAAGTTATTCACTTGTCTTTGGCTCTCGTTCGAGAAAAACACCGAGCTGGCTTCACTGCGTCTGTTATATCCTGAAAAAAGGCagaaaaatcgaaaataaagtGGGATTGGATCAAAAATACAATCCAATGCAGTAGCTCTTCTTCTCATGTACCTGGTCTTTCAGCCGTCGTCCTCCTTCGATACAAGATACAGGCAGAGCAAGAAAGTAGTATAATTCCAGCTACCAAAGCAGTGATGGCAATCACATACACTCTTTGTGACTCGGTGCCTTTTTTCGGGTTCACTATGGATGCAGCTGTGCAAAGGAAATCATTTGAGTCAATTCTTCCAGTTATTTTTCTTGGTGAACTAGAAGTCATTGGATATAGTAAGATGCTCCTAACAATATTCAAAGTTTCAACAAAAACACTCAAATTCGCAACAGAAATAAGTAGGAAAATACCTTCAGATACGCGTAGAGAAAGGATAATGCTAGCAGCATCAGGATCAACCCAATGAAGATTCAAGACTTCGATCCAAACCCAACATCTCGAAGAAGTACCAGCAATAGCATCTTCGAAATAGTATGCCTGACACTTGCAATCATCCAAACACACGCCTTCGCACGCAGTCTCATTTAGTTGCGCAGTCTCATTTGGAGCATGATCAATTGGCTTGAAGCTTCCCCCAATTCTCATAAGCGGTATCTTCACAAATTTTTTTCTCTGGCTGCATTCTGCAGGTTGGACCCTATCACAGCCGTCAGAGTACTGTTCAACATCCCAATCTTCCGAAGAACCGGGGTTGAATCCAAGAGGACACGTACACATATGTGTTCCGGATGTATTGCAAAGACCGAACTTCCCACATGCGTTGTACACGCTGCAAGGATCATCGGACGCCGGCCACGCTCCAGACAACAAACTCACACCATCGCTCAAATTATAGAATTGTATCTGCCCTGAAGAGTTCATCACCAGCCTTGAGTAGTTGAAATTCGGGCTCAGCGAAGATTTGTTATATTTAATTGTCCTttttccatttccatttccatttctctCATTCGATGTTGTGGCAGAACCTGATAACATTTGGTCTACAAAGGAAGGCAACGCGTCCTTCATAAACGAACTGTCCTTTATAAACGAACCAGGCTCATTACTTTTCCAGTGGACATTAACAGATCTCTCGTATATTTGATACACACCTTGCTCTTGCACGAACGAGTAGTCCCCCTCAGCTGGATTACTTGGACTAATCCACGAGCTCAACTTCACAGTATCGTTCAGTTTCATACCAGGAAGAAACGTATCAGTTGGCTCGCTGAAGCTCTGCCACACTCTTTCACTTGAATTAGCGTCAACAAGAACCAAGTTCCCGGAATCCAACAGCTGCAGTGTTCGGTTAGAATCTGCAGACCTCGCAAGCTGTGTAACGGGGTAAACTTCACCCTTGCTACACTCAACCTCAACATTTCCATCATCCTCTCGAATTCGGATACCTCCACAGGAACTGGGGAGTGGCGCATCTCTTTTCGCAACCCACACGACAATTCTTTGTGACACATTGTAATACCATATGCCTAAATATCTGCTACCATTGTTTCCTTCAGGAGTGAAAAAACCAAGTTCAAATCGGCTCCCAGCTGATACAAGAGTCTCAGTACTCAACTTTAATAGCTCCCCCACGCTGATGCTATCTCTACCCTCACATTTACAACAACACGAAAACACTAATAATGTGAtgagggagaaggagaaggagaaggctGAGAGAAAATGCATACAGCCCATCCCCACAACAAGTCTAATGAATCTAGTCAATGCATTGTTACATTACATTTATCATTTCCAACTCGGCAACTCCAAATGATTATCATAATCTTCTTTTCCTGAGTAAAGATAACTACATTTTGTAACTTATTGAGTAGAACCCACAGTATTTTCTTCCTCCACTAAATATTAGCCCTACACAGATAGTGACATGACTCACCATGTTTTTTGCAATGTTCCTTAACTAATTTTGTTGACTAAAGGGTGTATTTACTTCTAAGAATTAGAcaagatagataaaaatagtataggGCAATCCACTGTTTACTTATATGGATTAAAACTTTGGATATCCTGAGGCCGTTCATaatttttagggttaatagtgttttatgtcccgaactttcagcgttttccataaaatgtcccgaactttcatttttttctaaaaaaccccgaacttttaattttttaataaaatgtctcattatacaaaattcgatgacggaaaaatgacaaaaaacgacgaactttcagcattttctaaCAATGGTAGTTCCTAATATGATTTTCCAACAATGATGGTTCCCAAAATATTTGTTTCGGCGAGATAATTCATCATTTTGTCaacgaattttgtatagcgggacattttgtggaaaaaaCTGAAGGTTCGGGGTTTTTTTTGGGAAAATGAAAATTCAggacattttgtggaaaacgctgaaagtccgggacataaaacactattaaccctaatttttatcatttgagctaatttttgcttgattcatatcccattaAAAGACTAGGACTGGAGAAATCCTATTaatgaagataaaaatactcaacgCTCCGTTTGGGGATGGAATACAGTAACCCAAAAAGTTACTACCAAATTGATTTCCACAATACCAATATCACAGTTCTGTGCGACAATTCATCAAACACGCTGTCTACAATATTCACTCCACAGTCCACACTAACAAAGAAATGCTCAATGAATGCTGGCTAAAATTACCTTTTTTTCATCACCACCATAAATTGTCTCTGCAGTCATCTCTTGACTGAAAAAAATTACTGCCAAAACAAGTAACAGCCATCAATTATTTAGTAGTACATTAATTGATTGAAATCTAATTCAGTTCAGCGTGTAAGATGGGATCCATGCGAAACAAAAATCACTGGACCGTACTTACGTTCACACGCTTTTGAAAAGTCTCAATTGTTGTTATTGACCACAGATTTCACCATATACAAGTATAATTCTACCACTGCAAAAACTTGATTTTCTTAATTATTCAAAAGATTACAAAAGTGGAAAGAACACGGAGGATCTAACCTTCAAACTCAGCCGATGTCATCAACACGGACGCCTCCAAAACAGATGGATTCCACTTCACGCACTGTATTTTACTACTCCGGcggaaatattaaaaaaaatatattgtataTTACCCTCTGTTCCATTTTAAATAACTCAATTTCTATTTGAATTGTCACACTTCAAATGATAATTtccacaaatttatatatatatatatatatatatatatatatatatagggaaaggttcaagaaataaaaaaagaacagagAACTATTTTCAACCATTCGATtattaagatctacggtgaatgtatcatcttgttggatgaatgcagatcctgggttcgaatcatgaagggagcaatttttttatttttttgactgcattaattttaacagcgaatgcattaatttttacaggaaatgcattagatttgatggttctcacattctcacaaataatgtagttatctctagaaccacaccctatatatatatatttgtcaaGTGAGTTTTTTTTCCCAACgacttagagcatccgcagtcATTGCACCCACTCCTGCAACGCTTGCACCTCCTTCGCTTGCACCCACTCCAGCAacgcttgcacccatagtgggtgcaatagaagtgcaataaaaggggcgcgtgtaaacacgcccctccttcgctcccactATTGTCGAGTGCGACCCATCGCCCCCCTCCCTTCGCTCCCGGGTGCAGCAACGgcgctgggtgcgataggccgggttcgatccggccatcgcacccagcgctgcggatgctcttagttgAATTGCACTATTTTAGTTCTCTCTATctccctctcttttttttcaatCTTTCTTTATTTgttaatgaaaataaatatttttaaaaacgGTAAACTGAAATTCGAAATATCTGGTAGAAGCATTAACTACTTCAACATGAAAActaacatatatatctatttatttattatatgaaaacacagtttgtggcaaaatcgtaattaaataatcaatcaaAGAGTATTTATGAAACTCAACAAAATAAGCTCATAAACAGCTTaaaagctccaaaaataagttccaagagcttataagctccccaaaaaataagttcatctaccccaacttatttttttataatctcatatgccacaacttttttacaaatatttttcaattataatttattattttcatcatatatcattcaaatttattttttttcgattttctctctctaaaaaaaatattttctctctctaacttataagcttaattatccaaacagtttgacaacttataagctcttaaaaattacatcttataagctctttaaataagcttagccaaacaccttcTTAGtgagacgaatggagtatataaaagaaaaatctaaTGTAAACTTTTTTCCCACCAtgatttctctctctttaattGAATAATGACTTAATCATTActttaattaaggataattcaATCACTCAATTTATTAACCCTCAAAATAAAggataaacaaaagaaaataaatcccTTATTTAGGGGTGTAAATTTGGGTTGCGgatatcgggtataccctcacccgttCCGATACCagcgcgggtatcgggtacccgatactcGCAAAATCAAGGAAGAGGGTCGGGCGCGGGTATTGTTTTTCCAAAAACTGCGGGTATCAAGTACCCTCGAAGTACTCGcatgtattttttaattcaataaataatttttagaaaatatgaaaataactCCCTAAGCCCTAGACTAGTCAATCTCAATTTTTAggaaatatgaaaataatttgttagttgttttattattatttcttcgtCACAGGTTTTATGAATAATCAATGAAATagaaatgatattttcaattttttttctaaaatgagGGACAAAATACCCGCGGGTAAAGAGGATACCCGCACATTGCGGGACAAGAATACCCTCCGACCGGACAAAATACCCTTCAGCGAAAAAAAAACCcatcaaaattaaaagtaaTCAAGAACTTGCGGGaaatgagggtaccctcatacccgcagcgAATACCtgctgcgggtattcgggtatcCGCAGCATATAGGCGGGACGGGTGAGGGTGGGGATTTCAGACGATTTTATCCTGCGGGTATCCGCATTTTGCAGGTAGGATAGCCACGAATACCCGAATTTACACCTTACCCTTATTAGTGATtcattttcattattaaatcaaacactaaataaaaataataattattactcgcatttctcatttttatttgattctattccttttttatttttccacttGAACTAAATTGacactaaattattttaaagagtttgtAACTTGTAAGCTCAATCAAACAACCAGAATTGGAATTCTTCAAATATGAAAATTGATGTCcccctcaaaaaataaaataaaatcgatGCGATATTCAAGCATCGACTAACAAGTCAACAGAGTCTACGGTTTGAACGAAATTCCGGAAGTCGTTATACATCaaagtttaattataatttcttcaaaaaaaaaagtataattgtcattttcacttttttattttaatttgccaCCAGAGAAGTCGACTTCATGCAATTATTCGATATAAAaaatgttttgttttgtttttttcccTCTTGGGATGTGATGATTTGGCTTTCTCTTAAATATTGTTCACTTTGATTTGGAAGTATTACCTTTTCCCTctgaaaaagtaaaataaaaataaaatgtaggAACAAAATAGAGTActtttttcaaattaattttgaaagtATATAACTTATTGAATTTGGCCCTCACAACTATATATGTGTTGGTATTAAtttattaactatatataatacCGATTTTATTTGGTTTTGTCTTCTTTAATAATTACAATATTCCttgtatttttataaatatatattgtttattttacAACATAGTGTTATTTCGGTTATAAGCATAaaggaataaataaataaggaatACAATCTGTGATAGCTCGAagccaatttatttatttgaaatttatttttcatggaattatttgaattttaattattttctttgaagtcattgaaaattttattatattgttcAATTATAAATTGTCTAGTCGTGCCCCTAATTAGATATAAGATTTGGAACTATAGATTTAATCAATAATTAGACTTTTTTTTTACGAGGAAAAAAGCAGATGTCGTTCCTCTCCACCAAGCGTGCCCTAACCCTAACTTTCCACCGTTAATCCCTCTCCGATCATGTCTTCCGGTGAATTTCAGCAGCCCTCGCTCGACAGGGGTGGTCTTAATTTACCCCAAGTTTCGAACAACTTCATCAAAGCCTCTACTGACGTTGCTGGCCCAGTTTTACCAACCTCCAATGCTAACCCTAGTTTGCCGAGTGTTTCAGCGCTGAAGAATCAACAGCCGCTGCTTGGTTCTTCCTCTTCTACCGCAAAAGCT harbors:
- the LOC131012621 gene encoding G-type lectin S-receptor-like serine/threonine-protein kinase At4g03230 isoform X3; this encodes MVVMKKRDSISVGELLKLSTETLVSAGSRFELGFFTPEGNNGSRYLGIWYYNVSQRIVVWVAKRDAPLPSSCGGIRIREDDGNVEVECSKGEVYPVTQLARSADSNRTLQLLDSGNLVLVDANSSERVWQSFSEPTDTFLPGMKLNDTVKLSSWISPSNPAEGDYSFVQEQGVYQIYERSVNVHWKSNEPGSFIKDSSFMKDALPSFVDQMLSGSATTSNERNGNGNGKRTIKYNKSSLSPNFNYSRLVMNSSGQIQFYNLSDGVSLLSGAWPASDDPCSVYNACGKFGLCNTSGTHMCTCPLGFNPGSSEDWDVEQYSDGCDRVQPAECSQRKKFVKIPLMRIGGSFKPIDHAPNETAQLNETACEGVCLDDCKCQAYYFEDAIAGTSSRCWVWIEVLNLHWVDPDAASIILSLRVSEAASIVNPKKGTESQRVYVIAITALVAGIILLSCSACILYRRRTTAERPGYNRRSEASSVFFSNESQRQVNNLMQENGTNIDVPFYNLDSILSATDSFSDANKLGQGGFGPVYKGRFPGGHEIAVKRLSSCSGQGIEEFLNEVVLIAKLQHRNLVRLLGYCIKGSEKILLYEYMPNRSLDAFLFDEHNRLLLDWKKRFDIILGIARGLLYLHQDSRLRIIHRDLKTSNILLDEDMNPKISDFGLARIVEGKGTEASTNKVVGTYGYMSPEYALDGKFSTKSDVFSFGVVMLEIISGRKNTGFYNPQQVLNLLGYTWRLWCDNKALDVIDPTLSESCEKSEVIKCINIGLLCVQEDPNERPSMSTVVIMLGSETSPLPLPTQPAFVVRRRLSTVSSSSSSTKPDSISVNELTFTTTQGR
- the LOC131012621 gene encoding G-type lectin S-receptor-like serine/threonine-protein kinase At4g03230 isoform X1 — encoded protein: MGCMHFLSAFSFSFSLITLLVFSCCCKCEGRDSISVGELLKLSTETLVSAGSRFELGFFTPEGNNGSRYLGIWYYNVSQRIVVWVAKRDAPLPSSCGGIRIREDDGNVEVECSKGEVYPVTQLARSADSNRTLQLLDSGNLVLVDANSSERVWQSFSEPTDTFLPGMKLNDTVKLSSWISPSNPAEGDYSFVQEQGVYQIYERSVNVHWKSNEPGSFIKDSSFMKDALPSFVDQMLSGSATTSNERNGNGNGKRTIKYNKSSLSPNFNYSRLVMNSSGQIQFYNLSDGVSLLSGAWPASDDPCSVYNACGKFGLCNTSGTHMCTCPLGFNPGSSEDWDVEQYSDGCDRVQPAECSQRKKFVKIPLMRIGGSFKPIDHAPNETAQLNETACEGVCLDDCKCQAYYFEDAIAGTSSRCWVWIEVLNLHWVDPDAASIILSLRVSEAASIVNPKKGTESQRVYVIAITALVAGIILLSCSACILYRRRTTAERPGYNRRSEASSVFFSNESQRQVNNLMQENGTNIDVPFYNLDSILSATDSFSDANKLGQGGFGPVYKGRFPGGHEIAVKRLSSCSGQGIEEFLNEVVLIAKLQHRNLVRLLGYCIKGSEKILLYEYMPNRSLDAFLFDEHNRLLLDWKKRFDIILGIARGLLYLHQDSRLRIIHRDLKTSNILLDEDMNPKISDFGLARIVEGKGTEASTNKVVGTYGYMSPEYALDGKFSTKSDVFSFGVVMLEIISGRKNTGFYNPQQVLNLLGYTWRLWCDNKALDVIDPTLSESCEKSEVIKCINIGLLCVQEDPNERPSMSTVVIMLGSETSPLPLPTQPAFVVRRRLSTVSSSSSSTKPDSISVNELTFTTTQGR
- the LOC131012621 gene encoding G-type lectin S-receptor-like serine/threonine-protein kinase At4g03230 isoform X2; the encoded protein is MGCMHFLSAFSFSFSLITLLVFSCCCKCEGRDSISVGELLKLSTETLVSAGSRFELGFFTPEGNNGSRYLGIWYYNVSQRIVVWVAKRDAPLPSSCGGIRIREDDGNVEVECSKGEVYPVTQLARSADSNRTLQLLDSGNLVLVDANSSERVWQSFSEPTDTFLPGMKLNDTVKLSSWISPSNPAEGDYSFVQEQGVYQIYERSVNVHWKSNEPGSFIKDSSFMKDALPSFVDQMLSGSATTSNERNGNGNGKRTIKYNKSSLSPNFNYSRLVMNSSGQIQFYNLSDGVSLLSGAWPASDDPCSVYNACGKFGLCNTSGTHMCTCPLGFNPGSSEDWDVEQYSDGCDRVQPAECSQRKKFVKIPLMRIGGSFKPIDHAPNETAQLNETACEGVCLDDCKCQAYYFEDAIAGTSSRCWVWIEVLNLHWVDPDAASIILSLRVSEVNPKKGTESQRVYVIAITALVAGIILLSCSACILYRRRTTAERPGYNRRSEASSVFFSNESQRQVNNLMQENGTNIDVPFYNLDSILSATDSFSDANKLGQGGFGPVYKGRFPGGHEIAVKRLSSCSGQGIEEFLNEVVLIAKLQHRNLVRLLGYCIKGSEKILLYEYMPNRSLDAFLFDEHNRLLLDWKKRFDIILGIARGLLYLHQDSRLRIIHRDLKTSNILLDEDMNPKISDFGLARIVEGKGTEASTNKVVGTYGYMSPEYALDGKFSTKSDVFSFGVVMLEIISGRKNTGFYNPQQVLNLLGYTWRLWCDNKALDVIDPTLSESCEKSEVIKCINIGLLCVQEDPNERPSMSTVVIMLGSETSPLPLPTQPAFVVRRRLSTVSSSSSSTKPDSISVNELTFTTTQGR